A DNA window from Arachis duranensis cultivar V14167 chromosome 3, aradu.V14167.gnm2.J7QH, whole genome shotgun sequence contains the following coding sequences:
- the LOC107476566 gene encoding rac-like GTP-binding protein RAC1: protein MSASRFIKCVTVGDGAVGKTCMLISYLCIHWQQDYVPTVFDNFSANVVVDGSTVNLGLWDTAGQEDYNRLRPLSYRGADVFLLAFSLISRASYENVAKKWIPELRHYAPGVPIILVGTKLDLRDDKQFFQDHPGAAPITTVQGEELRKLIGAPVYIECSSKTQQNVKAVFDAAIKVVLQPPKQKKKKRKGQKTCSIL from the exons ATGAGTGCATCAAGGTTCATAAAGTGTGTCACTGTTGGTGATGGTGCTGTTGGCAAGACTTGTATGCTTATCTCCTA TCTTTGTATCCATTGGCAACAGGATTATGTTCCAACTGTCTTTGACAATTTCAGCGCAAATGTGGTTGTGGATGGGAGCACTGTGAATTTGGGTTTGTGGGACACTGCTG GCCAAGAAGATTACAATAGATTAAGACCTTTAAGCTATCGAGGAGCTGATGTATTCCTGCTAGCATTCTCTCTCATAAGCAGGGCTAGCTATGAAAATGTTGCCAAGAAA TGGATTCCTGAGTTGAGGCATTATGCTCCTGGTGTTCCAATTATTCTTGTTGGAACAAAACTTG ATCTTCGGGATGATAAGCAGTTTTTTCAAGATCATCCTGGTGCAGCGCCTATCACCACAGTGCAG GGTGAGGAACTGAGAAAACTTATCGGTGCTCCAGTTTACATCGAATGTAGTTCAAAAACACAGCAG AATGTGAAGGCTGTTTTTGATGCGGCCATCAAAGTAGTTCTCCAGCCTCCaaagcagaagaaaaagaagagaaagggtCAAAAAACCTGTTCCATATTGTGA